From the Coffea eugenioides isolate CCC68of chromosome 1, Ceug_1.0, whole genome shotgun sequence genome, the window GGTAAAATACTTTGGTGTAATGATGTGGGAATTATATTGGTAGCATACCACATGCTGCTTGGTTGTGAATCTCATTTAATTTATTTGACTAAAGTCTATGTTCTGCAAACCAAACGAATCTTTCTACTGGGTAACATGTTTTCGAGGTATATCAAGAGGGATAAAAAGGATTACTAGTTTCAAATAAAGCTGGAAGAGATTAGTTATGTCCGCGAAGAAGTGGCTTTTCGGATCATATACTAGCTACCAGCTAGGCTAATAGTTCTACAGTGGGAAGACAAACAATGGGGAAAATAAGGGTATTGAAGGATGCAATTGTATCAATGAATGATGAATCTAGTTACAACAAAGAAGAGCTACAGTTAATGTTGTATGGTTGGTTCTTCTAATTCAATTTGCATTTGTCAGGTTGGTCTATCAAATCAAAGTAGGTTAGAAGCTGTCTATGTGGAAGAGATGATCACTATTCTGCTTCTAAAGTTCCCGTGAGCCTCAATATTCATGCCTCTTTTCTGAAGATTTAAGCTGGCTTGTGAAAATTGGATGGATGAGGTTTCTCTCAAGTATGTTATTATCGATCTATTAGTATATTTGTAGTTTAAAACAGTCTTTCAGTTTGCAGTCTTTTGGGAAGCTCACTACTTATTCAGTGCAAGAGAGTCCTGTGCTAAAACCCTCCTGTCTTTCACAAGCTCTCCATTCAGTGGAATTTTATTAATCAAGAAAATTTTGTATGGTGATCTATATGCCGAGAATCAAGCTCTTTCATATTGTTCAGGAGGTTTAGTTTATTCCTTTTTATATAGTCTCCATTTCGAGTAAGGTGAAAGAGGAGGGCTTGAATCAGATCAGGCTGATAGTTACTTTCTGCATGGACAGTACTCAGCCTAGACCTCCCTTGCTTGAATTCTATCAATGCAAAGAAGATGGATCACTTAATATTAGTCTTCGCTAGTACTGATGTTTCCAGTTATTAGGTGTTAGTTGTTAGACATGTTGTCCTCTTAATCATGGGATTAGCTTATCAAGCTTGCATGACATATCAGCTGTACTAACATAGCTAAAATTTCGGCTTTCGACAATTAACTTACCCTACCATTTGTAGGAGGCTAGGCACCTGTAATTGCTTATGAATCTTTAGAGGAGAACTGCAGAAAAGCAACTACCTAGGATAGCTTTCATTAGCACCATTTGGCGAGCATAATGGCCATACTGAGCATATTTTGAAAGTCCTTGAGAAGGGCTTCACCTGTACCTACTTCATTAAGAGGGGATGGAGGTTAAGGTGGTCTTCTGGCTGAAAAATGTGATGTCAgttttaatattttttcaacctcttttTATTGAGGAGCGTTGATGTTATTGCTGAAGGAAATCCATCGATGTAATGCGACATGAAAGCTTTCGAATTACACATCCTATGAACAGTCAATGCCAGCAGAATGGAATATCTTGGGACTGTAATTCTTCCCAGCTTAAAATGCATCAGATTTCTTGAAATGCTAAAAGGTTTTCTCAATAGTTGATCTGGCTGATGCACTTAACCCCTTGGGAACCTGAATTCCATTGAATTTGAGAAACTCCAAATTTTTTACTGAGATCTTTAGAAAATGTACCAGGTTGAATTAGTGGTTATGTTGTAACTTGTTTGTACCATTATGCCATTATCGTCACACTGGCATAAGCTGCCATGAAGGTaactaaaatattattttatgcctCTTTAGCTTTGGTTGATTCATTAATATGCGCATGCATGAATCCCGTCTTTATTTGATCCATTACAGGGATGAGATGTCTTTGGAATACTCTCCCATGTCTGAAGATTCTGATGACTCTCGGTACTATGAAACTTCTATCAATACTTGTTCGGCTCAGCCTGAGAGCAGACCAACCAGTCCTGTATCGCCTTATAGGAACCAAAGACAGCTGATTGGGGTTTCTTCAGGCCTTCCCACCACATCGTATGCTGCACATAGTTGTCCTTCTGCACCTGCCACGTCTTCACAATCTCGTCAACGAGGCTCAGATTCTGAGGGTCGTTTTCCATCATCACCCAGTGATATATGCCACTCTGCAGATTTGAGGAGAGCTGCACTTCTACGTTCCGTGCAAATGAGGACACAACCTTTAGGGTCATCATCATTTGATCCACCATCGAGTTCAGTTCAGGAGCCTGGGCATAATATGGAAACAGAAGATCGCCCATGTTCTTATATGAAGTCTTTAGTAGATGATACGGGATACCAGATTGAAGAATGCTCCCCATTGACGATAGAGCCTAAAAACCAGGAAAAATCTTGTGGAACTTTTAACACGAATTTGAGAAGAGACGATCCTGGGGAATAAATTACAGACGAGTTGATGAACTTTCTTGGACTTTCAATGTCCACACACGTGGGGAAGGCCAAGTCTGAAGATTGTTTCTGCTCGTTTGGGTCGAACAAGATGGTGTAAACGTTACTCCTCATTTTAGTCAAAGTAATTGAATTCGTTGCAAGAAGGGGCGAAGTGGCAAGGAGGGGAAGTGGGAACATGAGAGTACAACTTTCATCTTACAAAAACAAGGTATAATGGCAAAGTATTTTCGAGAAAAAAGATAGAGAACCGTCTTTTGACTATTCTGCCAATTTTTAGTTATCAGATTTTCCCCTTCCTTGGATAAGAAGGATGGCAGTTAATTCCAATGGCCACAAACAGTAAAGGCAGCATTGATGGAAGGGGAGTGCTTCTAACGACAGATTTATGATCACTCATTCAGGACATATATCTCTTTTCCTTAGAAGCAGGTCTTCAGGATTTTTCTCTGGTGTTTCCGCAAACCGGTAGTCTGGAAAAGAAATGCATTACTAATGGTCTGCTTTTGGGTTTTCGCCTGTTCCCCACATTGACATTACTACTGTTTCattccatttttattttttctcctttAGCTGTTGCTTATCGTGTCATGGTGGCAAAAGGACTTGGGGACCGTTTGAATCTTGCACTTTATTCTCAAGGTAAAAAAAAGATGCTCCTTTCATTCCAGTTTGATggtcttgattttctttttctctcacaaaaattagttaactttattgaaaaaataaatcttACCTAATGTTTTcttaaaatacccttacattaaTTTAGGAATATCACTAATCACTATACTTTTACATTAAGTATAACAGCAATAATGATGATATATTGCATCATTCAAGACAGATATCAAAGCAATTTTTGTGACTGTATTAAAAAAGATATCAGCA encodes:
- the LOC113776097 gene encoding uncharacterized protein LOC113776097 isoform X1, producing the protein MGSEANSSSSASSAAVAAAGSPSGKRSRDPEDEVYLDNLHSHKRYLSEIMASSLNGLTVGDHLPYNIMDSPARSESIFYLRDEMSLEYSPMSEDSDDSRYYETSINTCSAQPESRPTSPVSPYRNQRQLIGVSSGLPTTSYAAHSCPSAPATSSQSRQRGSDSEGRFPSSPSDICHSADLRRAALLRSVQMRTQPLGSSSFDPPSSSVQEPGHNMETEDRPCSYMKSLVDDTGYQIEECSPLTIEPKNQEKSCGTFNTNLRRDDPGE
- the LOC113776097 gene encoding uncharacterized protein LOC113776097 isoform X2 — its product is MGSEANSSSSASSAAVAAAGSPSGKRSRDPEDEVYLDNLHSHKRYLSEIMASSLNGLTVGDHLPYNIMDSPARDEMSLEYSPMSEDSDDSRYYETSINTCSAQPESRPTSPVSPYRNQRQLIGVSSGLPTTSYAAHSCPSAPATSSQSRQRGSDSEGRFPSSPSDICHSADLRRAALLRSVQMRTQPLGSSSFDPPSSSVQEPGHNMETEDRPCSYMKSLVDDTGYQIEECSPLTIEPKNQEKSCGTFNTNLRRDDPGE